The nucleotide sequence GAGGCCAATTATTACAATATCGAGATCGACGATGCGATCCAGGCGGTGGACGCGGAAGTAACGCTGGCCAACTGCGTCATAACCAACGATCCCGCGGCCTGCGCCTTGATTACCCGCGCCGGCGCCCAGCTGACACAGGTGACGGGCCTCCTGCAGAATATCGCGAAGATCGAGACGGACGGCGTCGACGTGAATCTTGCCTATCGGACCGGCGAGACGGGGATCGGGCGCTTCGGCTTCACTTGGAACAACACCTTCCTGCTCAATTTCGACGTGACGGTCCCCGGCCCTGAGGGGCTTCAGGTCCTCAGCCGTGAGGGGACGGAGGTTGGCAGCCCTTCGCAGGGGTTTCCGAAGTGGAAGGCGATCGGCATCATCGACTGGGACATCGAGAATTTCGGTGCGACGATCACCGGTCGCTATATCTCGAAACTGAAGGAAGGGCTGCGGGGCGACGAGGACCGGAACGTGCTGAGCAGCCGCTTCTATACGGACGTGCAGCTGCGGTTCACCGTGCCAGGCGCTGACGACTTCGGCTTCGCCGTGGGCGTCAACAACCTATTCGACAAGGACCCCCCGGCCTGCCTCAGCTGCGATCTCAATAATTTCGATCCGACCCTCTACGATGTTCCGGGCCGATATTTCTATGCCCGGGCGACGTTGCGTATGTAAGAGCATGAGGAGACCGCGGCGGCGCCCCGACGGCGTCGCCGCGGCCCGCCGGGGCTTGAACCTTTCCTCGGATGCTCCGATGTATCCGGAGCAAACCAGATACACAGGATTCTTCCCCACATGGACCACGCCGATATCGTCAACGCCCTCGTTCCCATCGTCATCGAGCAGTCGAACCGGGGCGAGCGTAGCTTCGACATTTACTCCCGCCTGCTGCGCGAGCGGATCGTGTTCGTGACGGGCCCGGTCGAGGACCATATGGCGACCCTCATCACCGCACAGCTCCTGTATCTGGAGAGCGAGAATCCGAAGAAGGACATCTTCATGTACATCAACTCGCCGGGCGGGGTGGTGACGGCGGGCATGGCGATCCACGACACCATGCAATATATCCGCCCGCGGGTCGGCACGGTGTGCATCGGTCAGGCCGCCTCGATGGGCGCCTTCCTGCTGTGCGCCGGCGAGCCGGGGATGCGGGTGGCATTGAACAATGCCCGGATCATGATCCACCAGCCCTCCGGCGGCGCCCAGGGCATGGCCACCGACATCGAGATCCAGGCCAAGGAGATCCTGCGCATCCGGCACCGGATGAACGAGCTGATGGCGCAATATACCGGCCAGCCGATCGAGGAGATCGAAAAGAACGTCGAGCGCGACAAGTTCTTCTCGGCCGGCGAGGCGAAGGAATTCGGCCTGGTGGACGAGGTTTTCGACAAACGGCCGGCGCCGGCGGAAGAGGATGCGGCGAAAAACGCGGCTTAGCGTTTAGCTTGGGCGTTTAGGCGTCGGCTTAACGTTTAGGCCATTGTGATCGTGAGATAAGGGTCTAGGATAGGCCGAGGGTAAGAAGGCAGGCGCCACGCCTGAAGGAATATATGACGAAACTGAGCGGCGGCGACTCCAAAAGCACCCTCTACTGCTCCTTCTGCGGCAAGTCGCAGCACGAGGTGAGGAAGCTCATCGCCGGGCCGACCGTGTTCATCTGCGATGAATGCGTGGAGCTGTGCAACGACATCATCCGCGAGGAGACCAAGTCGGCGCTGGTGAAGACCCGCGACGGCGTCCCCACGCCGGCCGAGATCTGCAA is from Sphingosinicella humi and encodes:
- the clpP gene encoding ATP-dependent Clp endopeptidase proteolytic subunit ClpP, with product MDHADIVNALVPIVIEQSNRGERSFDIYSRLLRERIVFVTGPVEDHMATLITAQLLYLESENPKKDIFMYINSPGGVVTAGMAIHDTMQYIRPRVGTVCIGQAASMGAFLLCAGEPGMRVALNNARIMIHQPSGGAQGMATDIEIQAKEILRIRHRMNELMAQYTGQPIEEIEKNVERDKFFSAGEAKEFGLVDEVFDKRPAPAEEDAAKNAA